One Aquarana catesbeiana isolate 2022-GZ linkage group LG06, ASM4218655v1, whole genome shotgun sequence genomic region harbors:
- the LOC141147443 gene encoding taste receptor type 2 member 4-like, with product MDKITEVDAGTIVGLLVIVLETGVGVVSNIFIFIVIGLEFIKQHQVMTSNKLLMPLCFSALCFSTMLTTNNITGMVLPEKSQSGHVRYIFYILNMYSCSSCSWPTSCLCTFYFVKIANFESGCLAWTKMKIDRMVVWMIVMVEAVSLCGALINSQILSLTVKATMSSSAINNTEESMINASQFLNIIYIVNVVPFIVMMITTVLTIVSLNLHVRKMGKNIPSNANLEVHQRVVWTMIQLLIMYSVCYLVMFLLFFTRHGWGNWLYLISMSLFSPIQSGILIHSNPKFIETLKTLCKSGSCFKS from the coding sequence ATGGATAAAATCACGGAGGTTGATGCTGGAACCATAGTTGGTCTTCTTGTAATAGTACTTGAGACTGGTGTTGGAGTGGTATCCAATATCTTTATTTTCATTGTCATTGGTCTAGAGTTTATCAAGCAACATCAAGTTATGACCAGCAATAAGCTCCTCATGCCATTGTGCTTTTCTGCTCTATGTTTCAGCACCATGCTGACCACCAATAACATCACTGGAATGGTCCTGCCTGAGAAGAGTCAGTCGGGTCATGTCAGGTACATCTTCTACATTCTGAACATGTACAGCTGCTCCTCCTGCTCCTGGCCGACCTCCTGTCTCTGCACCTTCTACTTCGTTAAAATTGCAAATTTCGAGTCTGGCTGCCTAGCTTGGACCAAGATGAAAATTGATAGAATGGTGGTATGGATGATTGTGATGGTGGAAGCCGTGTCATTATGTGGAGCTTTAATAAACTCTCAGATTTTATCTTTAACGGTTAAAGCTACCATGAGCAGTTCAGCGATCAACAATACAGAAGAAAGTATGATAAACGCATCTCAATTTCTGAATATCATCTACATTGTCAACGTTGTGCCATTTATAGTGATGATGATCACAACAGTGTTGACCATTGTGTCCCTCAACTTGCATGTCCGTAAAATGGGCAAAAATATACCCAGTAATGCGAATTTGGAAGTCCATCAAAGAGTGGTATGGACAATGATACAGCTTCTAATAATGTATTCCGTCTGTTACTTGGtcatgtttcttctttttttcaccCGGCATGGATGGGGGAACTGGTTGTACCTCATATCGATGTCCTTATTCAGCCCAATACAGTCTGGAATTCTGATACACAGCAATCCCAAGTTCATAGAAACCTTGAAAACCTTGTGCAAGTCCGGCTCTTGCTTCAAAAGTTAA